In the genome of bacterium, the window AATAGGCGACTGGTCAATTACAACTACTTTATTTATATATTCTGTTCCTAAAATTGCATCATGCTTACCTGGTTCTTCTTTTGAATCATATAAAATTTTCTTCAACCCTTTATATAAAACATCTTCAATTAAACTGCTTTTTCCAGAACCAGAAACTCCGGTAACACAAACAAATAAACCAAGTGGAATTTCAACATCAATATTTTTTAAATTATTATGACTTGCTTTTAAAATTTTTATTTTTTTTTCTCCCGGTTTTCTTCTTTTGGTCGGTATTTCAATTTTTAATTTACCACTTAGATATTTTCCAGTTATTGAATTTTCATTTTTTATAATGTCTTCAAGTGTCCCCTTTGCAACAACTTCTCCTCCATGAATACCTGCTCCAGGTCCAAGATCAACTATAAAATCTGCATTTTTAATTGTCTCCTCATCATGCTCAATAACCACAACAGTATTGCCGATATCCCTTAAATGTTTCAATGTATTTATAAGTTTCAAATTATCCCTCTGATGAAGCCCTATTGTTGGTTCATCAAGAATATATAAAACACCTACAAGCCCTGAACCAATCTGAGTAGCCAGTCTTATCCTTTCTGCTTCACCACCCGATAAGGTATGTGTCATTCTATCAAGTGTCAGATAGTCAAGTCCTACTTCTTCAAGAAAATTAAGTCGTGACAGAATCTCTTTTAAAATCTGTTTTGCAATAATCTGTTCTTTTTCACTCAATTTTAAATTTTCAAAGAATTCTTTTGCTTTAACAACACTCATTTTACATATATCCATAATTGATTTACCCGCTATTTTAACAGCAAGGGATTCAGGTCTCAATCTACCACCTTTACAGGATGGACAGGTAACCTCTCTTATATATTTCAAAATTTCCTCTCTTCTGTATTCACTTTCTGTTTGATGAAAAAGTCGTTCAAGATTTGGTATAACTCCCTCAAAATTATATTCTTCTGAACCATAAATTACTATATCCAGTTCCCTTTTTGAAAGGTCACAAACTCTATCGTCTATGCTCCTGCCAAGAGAATCAAGAATATCGTTTAAAAGAGACCTGTAATACCAGAAAAGTCCTCTCCCTCCAACATCATGCCATGGTTTAATCGCTCCTTCTCTGAATGTTTTTGTTTTATCAGGAATAACGAGGTCGGGGTCGACTTTCATCAAAAAACCAAGTCCCTTACATTCAGGACATGCACCATAAGGACTGTTAAATGAAAACATTCTTGGAGATATTTCTTCAAAACTTATTCCACAGATCGGACAACTGTAATTTTCATTAAATATTATATCCTTGCCATCTTTCTCAACTATAACAATCCCCTTCCCTATTTTCAAAGCCATTTCAACACTTTCTGCAATCCTTGTTTTATCTTCATCTTTTACCCTATAATTATCAATTAAAACCTCTATATTATGAATTTTATATCTATCAAGTTTTATTTCTTCATCAACATCATAATATTTTTTATCAACCCTTACTTTTAAAAATCCCATTGTCTTTATCTGGTCAAAAATTTTCCTGTATTCACCCTTTCTTCCTCTTATAACAGGAGCGAGAACTTTAATTTCAGAAGTATTCTCAAAATTCATAATCCTGTCTATAATTTCTGATGAGGACTGTCTTGAAATGACCCTTCCACAATTTGGACAGTGAGGAATTCCAACTCTTGCAAAAAGGACCCTTAAATAATCATAAATTTCAGTTGTTGTTGCCACTGTAGACCTTGGATTTGCCGCTGCTTTTCTTTGTTCTATTGCTATTGCTGGAGGAAGTCCTGTTATCTGTTCAACATCTGGCTTTTTCATCTGCTCTAAAAATTGCCTTGCATAAGCGGATAAACTTTCTATATATCTCCTCTGTCCTTCAGCATATAAAGTATCAAAAGCAAGAGATGATTTACCTGAACCAGAAATTCCAGTAATAACAATAAGTTTGTTTCTTGGCAAATCAAGGTCTATATTTTTAAGATTATGTTCTCTTGCACCTTTAATACTTATATATTTTGGTTCCATTTG includes:
- the uvrA gene encoding excinuclease ABC subunit UvrA, with the translated sequence MEPKYISIKGAREHNLKNIDLDLPRNKLIVITGISGSGKSSLAFDTLYAEGQRRYIESLSAYARQFLEQMKKPDVEQITGLPPAIAIEQRKAAANPRSTVATTTEIYDYLRVLFARVGIPHCPNCGRVISRQSSSEIIDRIMNFENTSEIKVLAPVIRGRKGEYRKIFDQIKTMGFLKVRVDKKYYDVDEEIKLDRYKIHNIEVLIDNYRVKDEDKTRIAESVEMALKIGKGIVIVEKDGKDIIFNENYSCPICGISFEEISPRMFSFNSPYGACPECKGLGFLMKVDPDLVIPDKTKTFREGAIKPWHDVGGRGLFWYYRSLLNDILDSLGRSIDDRVCDLSKRELDIVIYGSEEYNFEGVIPNLERLFHQTESEYRREEILKYIREVTCPSCKGGRLRPESLAVKIAGKSIMDICKMSVVKAKEFFENLKLSEKEQIIAKQILKEILSRLNFLEEVGLDYLTLDRMTHTLSGGEAERIRLATQIGSGLVGVLYILDEPTIGLHQRDNLKLINTLKHLRDIGNTVVVIEHDEETIKNADFIVDLGPGAGIHGGEVVAKGTLEDIIKNENSITGKYLSGKLKIEIPTKRRKPGEKKIKILKASHNNLKNIDVEIPLGLFVCVTGVSGSGKSSLIEDVLYKGLKKILYDSKEEPGKHDAILGTEYINKVVVIDQSPIGRTPRSNPATYTGAFTYIREIFANTYEAKIRGYTPGRFSFNVKGGRCEACMGEGIMKIEMHFLPDVYIPCDVCKGKRYNRETLEIKYKGKDISEVLEMKIEEALEFFKVHPKLVEKLKTLYDVGLGYLSLGQPATTLSGGEAQRVKLAAELSRKGNEKTLYILDEPTVGLHMADIAKLLDVLKRLVDKGSTVIVIEHNLEVIKYADWIIDLGPEGGDKGGYVVGTGSPEEIAKNSRSYTGYFLRKYFEKPVKVL